From the genome of Colletotrichum destructivum chromosome 10, complete sequence, one region includes:
- a CDS encoding Putative glycoside hydrolase, family 3, glycoside hydrolase superfamily, with protein sequence MRNGILALGALAGITSARFIPRQSNGTEQIPAYRNASLCIDERVDDLLARMTLAEKAGQMFHARTYIGNGTLDNTLDGNLDDQVLEDISERSMTHFVLTGAIDDTRNTAEWYNNLQRHAAEAGLGIPITISVDPQHGVTTQTAVSFVAKAFSRWPDPMGVAALRSPELTRKYAEVVREEYMAVGIRQALHPQIDLWTEPRWGRGSAGFSEDAALTSQLGVEWIKGLQGDKLGPRSVVATTKHFPGGGPMENGEDSHFEWGKNQTYPGDNFDHHLIPFKAAIAAGTAQIMPYYSRPIGTQWEEVAFGFNKGIVTNLLKEQLGFEGIVVTDWNIVKQRFWGLEEASEKERTRRVIEAGCDIFGGADGFPDLIVELVEEGAITEERIDYSVRKLMKEKFELGLFDNPYVDIEASVKTVNNPYFARLGRELQRRSLTLLTNDGILPLPPSSRSAKFYVEGIPEDVMESYGLAVVSTPQEADYALLRLRSPYKPTSIVGPLGEINNGTIEYNSTEKARQAEIYGAVPTVVDIKFNRAPAVPEIVEQASALLVNYGSTPDAFLDVVFGIDGWAPEGKLPVEVPRSQAAADAQLGDVPFDSVDPLFRFGHGLRYTDACTGGCNNRR encoded by the coding sequence ATGCGTAacggcatcctcgccctcggtgCGCTGGCGGGCATCACCAGTGCTCGCTTCATCCCCAGGCAGAGTAATGGCACCGAACAGATCCCGGCATATCGCAATGCCTCCCTCTGCATAGATGAGCGTGTGGACGACCTTCTGGCCCGCATGACGCTGGCCGAAAAAGCAGGCCAGATGTTCCACGCCAGGACATATATCGGAAACGGCACTCTCGACAATACCCTTGACGGCAACCTCGAcgaccaggtcctcgaggacATCAGCGAGAGGTCCATGACGCATTTCGTACTCACGGGAGCTATCGACGACACAAGAAACACAGCTGAGTGGTACAACAACCTGCAGAGGCatgccgccgaagccggcctcGGCATTCCCATTACTATCTCGGTGGACCCTCAACACGGCGTGACCACGCAAACGGCCGTGTCGTTCGTAGCCAAGGCCTTCTCGCGTTGGCCCGATCCGAtgggcgtcgccgccctgcgcTCGCCCGAGCTCACCCGCAAGtacgccgaggtcgtccgCGAGGAGTACATGGCCGTTGGAATCCGCCAAGCTCTTCATCCCCAGATCGATCTGTGGACAGAGCCCCGATGGGGCCGTGGCAGCGCCGGCTTCAGCGAGGATGCCGCTCTTACCAGCCAGCTCGGCGTTGAATGGATCAAGGGGCTGCAGGGCGACAAGCTCGGCCCTCGTTCCGTGGTCGCTACTACAAAGCACTTCCCCGGCGGTGGTCCCATGGAGAACGGGGAGGACTCGCATTTTGAGTGGGGGAAGAACCAGACCTACCCGGGCGACAACTTCGACCATCATCTGATCCCCTTCAAGGCGGCTATCGCCGCCGGTACCGCCCAGATCATGCCCTACTATTCCCGCCCCATCGGCACGCAGTGGGAAGAGGTTGCCTTTGGCTTTAACAAGGGCATCGTCACGAACCTGCTCAAGGAGCAGCTCGGCTTCGAAGGCATCGTTGTCACGGACTGGAACATTGTCAAACAGCGCTTCtggggcctcgaggaggcttCCGAGAAGGAGCGCACGCGGCGTGTGATCGAAGCTGGTTGCGACATctttggcggcgccgacggcttcCCGGACCTGATCGTCGAAttggtcgaggagggagcCATCACTGAGGAGCGAATCGACTATTCGGTGCGCAAGCTCATGAAGGAGAAGTTCGAGCTCGGCCTATTCGATAACCCTTACGTCGACATCGAAGCCTCTGTCAAGAccgtcaacaacccctacttcgcccgcctcggccgggaGCTGCAGCGTCGTTCCCTGACCCTCCTCACCAACGACGGCATCCTGCCCCTGCCTCCCTCTTCCCGATCGGCCAAGTTCTACGTGGAGGGAATCCCCGAGGATGTCATGGAGTCCTACGGCCTTGCCGTGGTCAGTACTCCCCAGGAAGCCGATTACGCCTTGCTGCGACTGCGCTCGCCTTACAAGCCCACCAGCATCGTCGGGCCTCTGGGCGAGATCAACAACGGTACCATCGAGTACAACTCGACGGAGAAGGCGCGGCAGGCCGAGATCTACGGCGCCGTTCCTACCGTGGTGGACATCAAGTTCAACCGGGCCCCTGCCGTACCGGAGATCGTCGAGCAGGCGTCCGCGCTGCTCGTGAACTACGGCTCGACCCCCGATGCCTTCCTCGATGTCGTCTTTGGCATCGACGGGTGGGCCCCCGAGGGAAAGCTGCCCGTTGAGGTGCCCCGATCCCAAGCTGCCGCGGATGCCCAGCTTGGGGACGTGCCCTTTGACAGCGTCGACCCGTTGTTCAGGTTTGGGCATGGACTGAGATATACTGATGCCTGTACAGGCGGGTGTAACAACAGGCGATAG
- a CDS encoding Putative berberine/berberine, FAD-binding domain, PCMH-type, FAD-binding, type PCMH, subdomain 2 → MHTSGLQILATALTAVGVNGHTLWSRQDADYQALVSSLSSTAKVFYKGSDDFNNSTTRWSNLEMPTVNVVVRPTTENDVVETVKFANKKGLPFLATNSAHGAITTLGKMKSGILLSLDELTGVEIAADGQTVTVAGGTKSHVLSHALWDAGKQAVTGACECVSYLGPGLGGGHGFLQGRHGLIGDQFRSMNVVLANGTLVTINETATPDLWWAMNGAGHNFGIVTSVTSQIYDVEHQDWALELMNFSGDLVEELYEVTNNEILKNGTQPVDLINWSYWMMSPDLDAEKPIVQILLMQEGVTAVDPAYTAPFHALGPLSNSSESGVYTDLAKFVGVRTTDGPCQNTGANNPRFPIYLETYNTTAQKLAFDFFANSIVTNSALSTSLVTFDDYSMEGVKAKADDSSAYAHRAQNVLVGPLLQYMPGDAALDEEVARLGNEFRQILHEGTGRDFVPVYLNYAFGNEGPEQWYGHEEWRMTRLQEVKAAYDPNGLFSFYGPIA, encoded by the exons ATGCATACCAGTGGCCTGCAAATTCTCGCTACGGCGTTGACTGCTGTTGGTGTAAATGGCCACACTCTTTGGTCCCGGCAGGACGCCGACTACCAAGCCCTTGTCTCATCACTTTCGAGCACCGCCAAGGTGTTCTATAAGGGATCTGATGACTTCAACAATAGCACGACGCGGTGGTCAAATTTGGAGATGCCAACGGTGAACGTGGTCGTGAGGCCTACCACTGAAAACGATGTTGTCGAGACG GTCAAGTTTGCCAACAAGAAAGGCCTCCCCTTCCTGGCCACAAACAGTGCCCATGGAGCCATCACCACACTGGGCAAGATGAAGAGCGGCATCCTGTTATCCCTCGATGAGCTCACGGGTGTGGAAATTGCCGCAGATGGCCAGACGGTGACAGTGGCCGGCGGAACCAAGTCGCATGTTCTCTCTCACGCGCTTTGGGATGCTGGCAAGCAGGCAG TCACTGGTGCATGTGAATGTGTCTCGTATCTCGGACCCGGCCTTGGTGGTGGCCACGGATTCCTCCAGGGCCGCCACGGGCTGATTGGCGACCAGTTCCGTTCCATGAACGTTGTGCTCGCCAACGGCACACTCGTGACGATCAACGAGACCGCGACCCCGGACCTGTGGTGGGCCATGAACGGCGCGGGCCACAACTTTGGAATTGTCACCAGCGTCACGTCCCAGATCTACGATGTCGAACATCAAGACTGGGCGCTAGAGCTGATGAACTTCAGCGGCGACTTGGTGGAGGAATTGTACGAGGTGACGAACAACGAGATATTGAAGAACGGGACACAGCCGGTGGATTTGATCAACTGGAGTTACTGGATGATGAGCCCGGATCTTGATGCCGAGAAA CCCATTGTTCAAATCCTCCTCATGCAAGAAGGTGTCACCGCGGTCGATCCAGCCTATACCGCCCCATTCCACGCCCTCGGGCCCCTCTCCAACTCGTCGGAATCTGGCGTATACACCGACCTCGCCAAGTTCGTCGGCGTCAGGACCACCGACGGCCCGTGCCAAAATACCGGCGCCAACAACCCGCGCTTCCCCATCTACCTCGAGACCTACAACACCACCGCCCAGAAGCTCGCCTTTGATTTCTTCGCCAACAGCATTGTGACCAACTCGGCGCTCAGTACCTCATTGGTCACCTTTGATGACTATTCCATGGAAGgggtcaaggccaaggcagATGATTCGAGTGCGTATGCGCACCGCGCTCAGAATGTGTTGGTCGGGCCGTTGTTGCAGTACATGCCCGGGGACGCggcgctggacgaggaggttgcGAGGCTAGGGAACGAGTTCCGCCAGATTCTCCACGAAGGCACAGGACGTGATTTTGTCCCCGTGTATCTGAACTATGCGTTTGGAAATGAGGGGCCGGAGCAGTGGTATGGGCATGAGGAGTGGCGGATGACTCGCCTGCAGGAAGTGAAGGCGGCGTATGATCCCAATGGCTTGTTTAGCTTTTATGGACCTATTGCTTAG